A single region of the Streptomyces virginiae genome encodes:
- a CDS encoding helix-turn-helix domain-containing protein — protein MELHSLETRQTALSLLRGGTRNADVARRLNVPLGTIGYWKHLDRATRGECPGSHDPDCPRCDGSPLDTEAYSYLLGLYLGDGHISHYSGHRVPNLMITCDDHWPGLMDSAERAMERVFPSNRVCRVRKVGCHNVKVYSKHLECLFPQHGPGRKHERAIVLESWQQEIVDAHPWAFLRGLIHSDGCRITNWTTRMVGGVKKRYEYPRYLFTNKSDDIRKLCTDTLTKVGVRWTVLARGSDPFNVSVARKACVALMDAHIGPKY, from the coding sequence ATGGAGCTCCATAGCCTTGAAACACGTCAGACGGCCCTCTCCCTCTTGCGCGGAGGCACCCGCAACGCGGACGTTGCGCGGCGCCTGAACGTACCGCTGGGCACCATCGGCTACTGGAAGCACTTGGACCGCGCAACACGTGGGGAATGTCCCGGATCCCACGATCCAGACTGCCCTCGCTGCGATGGGAGCCCCCTGGACACCGAGGCGTATTCATACCTGCTCGGGCTCTATCTGGGCGACGGCCACATAAGTCACTACTCGGGGCACCGCGTCCCCAACCTCATGATCACATGCGACGACCACTGGCCCGGCCTGATGGATTCCGCCGAACGGGCGATGGAGCGAGTCTTCCCCTCCAATCGGGTGTGCCGCGTCCGGAAGGTCGGTTGTCACAACGTCAAGGTCTACTCGAAGCACCTTGAATGCCTCTTCCCTCAACACGGACCGGGCAGGAAACACGAGCGAGCGATCGTTCTCGAAAGCTGGCAGCAGGAAATCGTGGACGCTCACCCGTGGGCGTTCCTGCGGGGGCTGATCCACTCCGACGGATGCAGGATCACCAACTGGACCACCCGCATGGTCGGGGGCGTGAAGAAACGCTACGAATACCCCAGGTACCTCTTCACGAACAAGTCCGACGACATCCGGAAGCTCTGCACCGACACGCTGACCAAGGTCGGGGTCCGGTGGACGGTGTTGGCGCGGGGCAGTG